The following proteins are encoded in a genomic region of Ursus arctos isolate Adak ecotype North America unplaced genomic scaffold, UrsArc2.0 scaffold_32, whole genome shotgun sequence:
- the SELENON gene encoding selenoprotein N isoform X1 yields the protein MGRARPGERGPPGPGPEPSAPPPAARRARALALLGALLAAAAAAAAARAYARHNEAQAAARQESALKALGTEGLFLFSSLDTDGDMYISPEEFKPIAEKLTGSTPAASYEEEELPLDPSEETLTIEARFQPLIPESMTKSKDGFLGVSRLALSGLRNWTTAALPSAVFAARHFQPFLPPGGQVELGEPWWIIPGELSVFTGYLSNNRFYPPPPKGKEVIIHRLLSMFHPRPFVKTRFAPQGAVACLTAFSDFYYTVMFRIHAEFQLSEPPDFPFWFSPGQFTGHIILSKDATHIRDFRLFVPNHRSLNVDMEWLYGASESSNMEVDIGYIPQMELEALGPSVPSMILDEDGNMIDSRPPSGEPLQFVFEEIKWQQELSWEEAARRLEVAMYPFKKVTYLPFTEAFDQARAKNKLVHSILLWGALDDQSCUGSGRTLRETVLESSPIIALLNESFISTWSLVKELEDLQNDQENPSHKKLADLHLEKYSFPVEMMICLPNGTVVHHINANYFLDITSMKPEDVENNVFSFSSAFEDPSTATYMQFLKEGLRRGLPLLQP from the exons aTGGGCCGGGCCCGGCCGGGTGAGCGTGGGccgcccggccccggccccgagCCCTCCGCGCCGCCGCCCGCAGCCCGCCGCGCCCGCGCCCTGGCGCTGCTCGGGGCCCtgctcgccgccgccgccgccgccgccgccgcccgagCCTACGCCCGCCACAACGAGGCCCAGGCGGCCGCGCGGCAG gAGTCGGCGCTGAaggccctggggacagaaggcctctttctcttttcctccttggaCACAGACGGGGATATGTACATCAGCCCCGAGGAGTTCAAGCCCATTGCTGAGAAGCTGACAG GGTCAACTCCTGCGGCCAGCTACGAGGAGGAGGAGCTGCCCCTTGACCCCAGTGAGGAGACGCTCACCATAGAAGCCCGATTCCAGCCTCTAATCCCGGAGTCCATGACCAAGAGCAAAGATGGGTTCCTGGGG GTCTCCCGCCTGGCCCTGTCCGGCCTCCGCAACTGGACGACCGCTGCCTTGCCGAGTGCGGTGTTTGCCGCCCGCCACTTccagcccttccttccccctgGGGGCCAGGTGGAACTGGGGGAGCCCTGGTGGATCATCCCCGGTGAGCTGAGCGTCTTCACCGGCTATCTGTCCAACAACCGCTTCTACCCCCCACCGCCCAAGGGCAAAGAG GTCATCATCCACCGGCTCCTGAGCATGTTCCACCCGCGGCCCTTCGTGAAGACGCGCTTTGCCCCTCAGGGGGCCGTCGCCTGCCTGACCGCCTTCAGCGACTTCTACTACACTGTGATGTTCCG GATCCACGCCGAGTTCCAGCTCAGCGAGCCGCCTGACTTCCCCTTCTGGTTCTCACCTGGCCAGTTCACCGGCCACATCATCCTCTCCAAAGACGCCACTCACATCCGAGACTTCCGGCTCTTCGTGCCCAACCACAG GTCTCTGAATGTGGACATGGAGTGGCTGTACGGGGCCAGTGAGAGCAGCAACATGGAGGTGGACATTGGCTACATCCCCCAG ATGGAGCTGGAGGCCCTGGGCCCGTCGGTGCCCTCCATGATCCTGGATGAGGACGGCAACATGATCGATAGCCGCCCGCCCTCAGGGGAGCCCCTCCAGTTTGTGTTTGAGGAGATCAAGTGGCAGCAGGAGCTGAGCTGGGAGGAGGCTGCCCGGCGCCTGGAGGTGGCCATGTACCCCTTCAAGAAG GTCACCTATCTGCCATTCACCGAGGCCTTCGACCAAGCCAGGGCCAAGAACAAGCTGGTGCACTCAATTCTGCTGTGGGGGGCCCTGGATGACCAGTCCTGCTGAG GTTCAGGGCGGACTCTCCGGGAGACTGTCCTGGAAAGTTCGCCCATCATTGCCCTCCTCAACGAGAGCTTCATCAGCACCTGGTCCCTGGTGAAGGAGCTGGAAGACCTGCAG AACGACCAGGAGAACCCATCCCACAAGAAGCTAGCTGACCTGCACCTGGAGAAGTACAGCTTCCCCGTGGAGATGATGATTTGTCTGCCCAACGGCACTGTG GTCCACCACATCAACGCCAACTACTTCTTGGATATCACCTCCATGAAGCCGGAGGATGTTGAGAACAACGTCTTCAGCTTCTCGTCCGCCTTTGAAGACCCGTCCACAGCCACCTATATGCAGTTCCTGAAGGAGGGCCTTCGGCgtggcctgcccctcctccagccctag
- the SELENON gene encoding selenoprotein N isoform X3, whose protein sequence is MGRARPGERGPPGPGPEPSAPPPAARRARALALLGALLAAAAAAAAARAYARHNEAQAAARQESALKALGTEGLFLFSSLDTDGDMYISPEEFKPIAEKLTGSTPAASYEEEELPLDPSEETLTIEARFQPLIPESMTKSKDGFLGVSRLALSGLRNWTTAALPSAVFAARHFQPFLPPGGQVELGEPWWIIPGELSVFTGYLSNNRFYPPPPKGKEVIIHRLLSMFHPRPFVKTRFAPQGAVACLTAFSDFYYTVMFRIHAEFQLSEPPDFPFWFSPGQFTGHIILSKDATHIRDFRLFVPNHRSLNVDMEWLYGASESSNMEVDIGYIPQVTYLPFTEAFDQARAKNKLVHSILLWGALDDQSCUGSGRTLRETVLESSPIIALLNESFISTWSLVKELEDLQNDQENPSHKKLADLHLEKYSFPVEMMICLPNGTVVHHINANYFLDITSMKPEDVENNVFSFSSAFEDPSTATYMQFLKEGLRRGLPLLQP, encoded by the exons aTGGGCCGGGCCCGGCCGGGTGAGCGTGGGccgcccggccccggccccgagCCCTCCGCGCCGCCGCCCGCAGCCCGCCGCGCCCGCGCCCTGGCGCTGCTCGGGGCCCtgctcgccgccgccgccgccgccgccgccgcccgagCCTACGCCCGCCACAACGAGGCCCAGGCGGCCGCGCGGCAG gAGTCGGCGCTGAaggccctggggacagaaggcctctttctcttttcctccttggaCACAGACGGGGATATGTACATCAGCCCCGAGGAGTTCAAGCCCATTGCTGAGAAGCTGACAG GGTCAACTCCTGCGGCCAGCTACGAGGAGGAGGAGCTGCCCCTTGACCCCAGTGAGGAGACGCTCACCATAGAAGCCCGATTCCAGCCTCTAATCCCGGAGTCCATGACCAAGAGCAAAGATGGGTTCCTGGGG GTCTCCCGCCTGGCCCTGTCCGGCCTCCGCAACTGGACGACCGCTGCCTTGCCGAGTGCGGTGTTTGCCGCCCGCCACTTccagcccttccttccccctgGGGGCCAGGTGGAACTGGGGGAGCCCTGGTGGATCATCCCCGGTGAGCTGAGCGTCTTCACCGGCTATCTGTCCAACAACCGCTTCTACCCCCCACCGCCCAAGGGCAAAGAG GTCATCATCCACCGGCTCCTGAGCATGTTCCACCCGCGGCCCTTCGTGAAGACGCGCTTTGCCCCTCAGGGGGCCGTCGCCTGCCTGACCGCCTTCAGCGACTTCTACTACACTGTGATGTTCCG GATCCACGCCGAGTTCCAGCTCAGCGAGCCGCCTGACTTCCCCTTCTGGTTCTCACCTGGCCAGTTCACCGGCCACATCATCCTCTCCAAAGACGCCACTCACATCCGAGACTTCCGGCTCTTCGTGCCCAACCACAG GTCTCTGAATGTGGACATGGAGTGGCTGTACGGGGCCAGTGAGAGCAGCAACATGGAGGTGGACATTGGCTACATCCCCCAG GTCACCTATCTGCCATTCACCGAGGCCTTCGACCAAGCCAGGGCCAAGAACAAGCTGGTGCACTCAATTCTGCTGTGGGGGGCCCTGGATGACCAGTCCTGCTGAG GTTCAGGGCGGACTCTCCGGGAGACTGTCCTGGAAAGTTCGCCCATCATTGCCCTCCTCAACGAGAGCTTCATCAGCACCTGGTCCCTGGTGAAGGAGCTGGAAGACCTGCAG AACGACCAGGAGAACCCATCCCACAAGAAGCTAGCTGACCTGCACCTGGAGAAGTACAGCTTCCCCGTGGAGATGATGATTTGTCTGCCCAACGGCACTGTG GTCCACCACATCAACGCCAACTACTTCTTGGATATCACCTCCATGAAGCCGGAGGATGTTGAGAACAACGTCTTCAGCTTCTCGTCCGCCTTTGAAGACCCGTCCACAGCCACCTATATGCAGTTCCTGAAGGAGGGCCTTCGGCgtggcctgcccctcctccagccctag
- the SELENON gene encoding selenoprotein N isoform X2, producing MPCPAEERVAGADVLLPQESALKALGTEGLFLFSSLDTDGDMYISPEEFKPIAEKLTGSTPAASYEEEELPLDPSEETLTIEARFQPLIPESMTKSKDGFLGVSRLALSGLRNWTTAALPSAVFAARHFQPFLPPGGQVELGEPWWIIPGELSVFTGYLSNNRFYPPPPKGKEVIIHRLLSMFHPRPFVKTRFAPQGAVACLTAFSDFYYTVMFRIHAEFQLSEPPDFPFWFSPGQFTGHIILSKDATHIRDFRLFVPNHRSLNVDMEWLYGASESSNMEVDIGYIPQMELEALGPSVPSMILDEDGNMIDSRPPSGEPLQFVFEEIKWQQELSWEEAARRLEVAMYPFKKVTYLPFTEAFDQARAKNKLVHSILLWGALDDQSCUGSGRTLRETVLESSPIIALLNESFISTWSLVKELEDLQNDQENPSHKKLADLHLEKYSFPVEMMICLPNGTVVHHINANYFLDITSMKPEDVENNVFSFSSAFEDPSTATYMQFLKEGLRRGLPLLQP from the exons gAGTCGGCGCTGAaggccctggggacagaaggcctctttctcttttcctccttggaCACAGACGGGGATATGTACATCAGCCCCGAGGAGTTCAAGCCCATTGCTGAGAAGCTGACAG GGTCAACTCCTGCGGCCAGCTACGAGGAGGAGGAGCTGCCCCTTGACCCCAGTGAGGAGACGCTCACCATAGAAGCCCGATTCCAGCCTCTAATCCCGGAGTCCATGACCAAGAGCAAAGATGGGTTCCTGGGG GTCTCCCGCCTGGCCCTGTCCGGCCTCCGCAACTGGACGACCGCTGCCTTGCCGAGTGCGGTGTTTGCCGCCCGCCACTTccagcccttccttccccctgGGGGCCAGGTGGAACTGGGGGAGCCCTGGTGGATCATCCCCGGTGAGCTGAGCGTCTTCACCGGCTATCTGTCCAACAACCGCTTCTACCCCCCACCGCCCAAGGGCAAAGAG GTCATCATCCACCGGCTCCTGAGCATGTTCCACCCGCGGCCCTTCGTGAAGACGCGCTTTGCCCCTCAGGGGGCCGTCGCCTGCCTGACCGCCTTCAGCGACTTCTACTACACTGTGATGTTCCG GATCCACGCCGAGTTCCAGCTCAGCGAGCCGCCTGACTTCCCCTTCTGGTTCTCACCTGGCCAGTTCACCGGCCACATCATCCTCTCCAAAGACGCCACTCACATCCGAGACTTCCGGCTCTTCGTGCCCAACCACAG GTCTCTGAATGTGGACATGGAGTGGCTGTACGGGGCCAGTGAGAGCAGCAACATGGAGGTGGACATTGGCTACATCCCCCAG ATGGAGCTGGAGGCCCTGGGCCCGTCGGTGCCCTCCATGATCCTGGATGAGGACGGCAACATGATCGATAGCCGCCCGCCCTCAGGGGAGCCCCTCCAGTTTGTGTTTGAGGAGATCAAGTGGCAGCAGGAGCTGAGCTGGGAGGAGGCTGCCCGGCGCCTGGAGGTGGCCATGTACCCCTTCAAGAAG GTCACCTATCTGCCATTCACCGAGGCCTTCGACCAAGCCAGGGCCAAGAACAAGCTGGTGCACTCAATTCTGCTGTGGGGGGCCCTGGATGACCAGTCCTGCTGAG GTTCAGGGCGGACTCTCCGGGAGACTGTCCTGGAAAGTTCGCCCATCATTGCCCTCCTCAACGAGAGCTTCATCAGCACCTGGTCCCTGGTGAAGGAGCTGGAAGACCTGCAG AACGACCAGGAGAACCCATCCCACAAGAAGCTAGCTGACCTGCACCTGGAGAAGTACAGCTTCCCCGTGGAGATGATGATTTGTCTGCCCAACGGCACTGTG GTCCACCACATCAACGCCAACTACTTCTTGGATATCACCTCCATGAAGCCGGAGGATGTTGAGAACAACGTCTTCAGCTTCTCGTCCGCCTTTGAAGACCCGTCCACAGCCACCTATATGCAGTTCCTGAAGGAGGGCCTTCGGCgtggcctgcccctcctccagccctag
- the MTFR1L gene encoding mitochondrial fission regulator 1-like isoform X1, with protein sequence MSGMEANVTIPIWQNKPHGAARSVVRRIGTNLPLKPCPRASFETLPNISDLCLRDVPPVPTLADIAWIAADEEETYARVRSDTRPLRHTWKPSPLIVMQRNASVPNLRGSEERLLALKKPALPALSRTTELQDELSHLRSQIAKIVAADAASASLTPDFLSPGSSNVSSPLPCFGSSFHSTTSFVISDITEETEVEVPELPTIPLLCSASPECCKPEHKATCSSSEEDDCVSLSKASSFADMMGILKDFHRMKQSQDLNRSLLKEEDPAVLISEVLRRKFALKEEDISRKGN encoded by the exons ATGTCAGGAATGGAAGCCAATGTG ACCATCCCAATCTGGCAAAACAAGCCACATGGAGCTGCTCGCAGTGTAGTGAGAAGAATTGGGACCAACCTGCCCCTGAAGCCATGTCCCCGGGCATCCTTCGAG ACCCTGCCCAACATCTCTGATCTGTGTCTGAGGGATGTACCCCCAGTCCCAACCCTGGCTGACATCGCCTGGATTGCTGCGGATGAAGAGGAGACATATGCCCGGGTCAG AAGTGACACACGGCCCCTGAGGCATACCTGGAAGCCCAGCCCTTTGATTGTCATGCAGCGCAATGCCTCAGTTCCCAACCTGCGTGGGTCTGAGGAGAGGCTCCTGGCCTTGAAGAAGCCAGCCCTGCCAGCCCTAAGCCGCACCACAGAGCTGCAAGATGAGCTGAGCCACCTGCGCAGCCAGATTGCTAAGATAGTGGCAGCGGATGCAG cttCGGCTTCATTAACGCCAGATTTCTTATCTCCAGGAAGTTCAAATGTCTCTTCTCCCTTACCTTGTTTTGGATCCTCATTCCACTCTACAACTTCCTTTGTCATTAGTGACATCACCGAGGAGACCGAGGTAGAGGTCCCTGAGCTTCCAACAATCCCCCTGCTTTGTTCTGCCAGCCCTGAATGTTGCAAACCAGAACACAAGGCTACCTGCAGCTCATCTGAAGAGGACgactgtgtctctctgtccaagGCCAGTAGCTTTGCAGATATGATGGGGATCCTGAAGGACTTTCACCGGATGAAACAGAGCCAAGATCT GAACCGGAGTTTATTAAAGGAGGAAGACCCCGCTGTCCTTATCTCTGAGGTCCTAAGGAGGAAGTTTGCTCTGAAGGAAGAAGATATTAGTAGAAAAGGA
- the MTFR1L gene encoding mitochondrial fission regulator 1-like isoform X2, protein MSGMEANVTIPIWQNKPHGAARSVVRRIGTNLPLKPCPRASFETLPNISDLCLRDVPPVPTLADIAWIAADEEETYARVRSDTRPLRHTWKPSPLIVMQRNASVPNLRGSEERLLALKKPALPALSRTTELQDELSHLRSQIAKIVAADAGSSNVSSPLPCFGSSFHSTTSFVISDITEETEVEVPELPTIPLLCSASPECCKPEHKATCSSSEEDDCVSLSKASSFADMMGILKDFHRMKQSQDLNRSLLKEEDPAVLISEVLRRKFALKEEDISRKGN, encoded by the exons ATGTCAGGAATGGAAGCCAATGTG ACCATCCCAATCTGGCAAAACAAGCCACATGGAGCTGCTCGCAGTGTAGTGAGAAGAATTGGGACCAACCTGCCCCTGAAGCCATGTCCCCGGGCATCCTTCGAG ACCCTGCCCAACATCTCTGATCTGTGTCTGAGGGATGTACCCCCAGTCCCAACCCTGGCTGACATCGCCTGGATTGCTGCGGATGAAGAGGAGACATATGCCCGGGTCAG AAGTGACACACGGCCCCTGAGGCATACCTGGAAGCCCAGCCCTTTGATTGTCATGCAGCGCAATGCCTCAGTTCCCAACCTGCGTGGGTCTGAGGAGAGGCTCCTGGCCTTGAAGAAGCCAGCCCTGCCAGCCCTAAGCCGCACCACAGAGCTGCAAGATGAGCTGAGCCACCTGCGCAGCCAGATTGCTAAGATAGTGGCAGCGGATGCAG GAAGTTCAAATGTCTCTTCTCCCTTACCTTGTTTTGGATCCTCATTCCACTCTACAACTTCCTTTGTCATTAGTGACATCACCGAGGAGACCGAGGTAGAGGTCCCTGAGCTTCCAACAATCCCCCTGCTTTGTTCTGCCAGCCCTGAATGTTGCAAACCAGAACACAAGGCTACCTGCAGCTCATCTGAAGAGGACgactgtgtctctctgtccaagGCCAGTAGCTTTGCAGATATGATGGGGATCCTGAAGGACTTTCACCGGATGAAACAGAGCCAAGATCT GAACCGGAGTTTATTAAAGGAGGAAGACCCCGCTGTCCTTATCTCTGAGGTCCTAAGGAGGAAGTTTGCTCTGAAGGAAGAAGATATTAGTAGAAAAGGA